The genomic interval TGCCGAAAACAATCAGTAGTTTCTTACCCACGTTGCACTCCCGCCGCCCGCTCGATTTCGGTAAACGAGTCGCGCGCGCAACGTTCCCAAGTGAACTTTGCCGCCCATTCGATCCCGCCCTTGCACATGCGCTCATGCAGGGGTTGATCCAGAAGCAGACGGGTCAGGCACTCGGCAAGTTGTTCGATATTGCCGTAGTCATAAAGCAACCCGGACTGGCCGTCACTGACGGAGTCTTTCAGTCCCGGGACATTGGCTGCCACGACAGGCGTGCCGCAAGCATTAGCTTCGATATTCGTAATTCCCCATCCCTCCTTGGGAGAAGGATAAGTGGAAATATGGGCGCGGCGCAAGTACTCCAATTTTTGTTCCAGTGAGACGTAGCCGGTGAACTCGACGGCATTACCCAGGTCTAGTTCCTGCGCCTGCTTCTGCAACATGGGCTGATAATCGCCGCTGCCGACGATCACCAGGCGCGCATGCGGCACGTGATGGCGCACCAACGGCAAAGCCGCGACCAGGTGCTGAACCGACTTGTATTTCTTCAATCGGCCGAGATAGATCACTGTAGGTTGATCGAACCGTTTTGACGCCGGATCGGGCTTGTAGACGCTGTGGTCGACCCCGCACTCGGCGACCGCCACGTTTTCAGCGGCGATCCCCCGCGCGATCAGGTCGTCGCGCGTCGACTGGCTGATCGCGAGAAAGCGCGAGTGCCGGTACACGCGCGGAATCGGCTTCTCCGCGAGGTAGACATAGCTGGCGATGAGGGCGTTGGCCTCCTGATAGATGTTCTTGCCGAACAGATGCGGGATGATCGCCAGATGTGGCAGCCGGTGGTACAGCGGGAGATAGAACGGAATTTTATTGATGTCTTCGACGATAACGTCGTGGCGTTCCTGCTGGAGCAATCGTCCGACCAGCCGCGGCGCGACGAAATTGAAGTTGTAGCGGTTGCCGGCGCGGACGACGCGAATCCCGTTGATCAATTCTTCCGGGGCGGCATGGGGGTAGGCCGAGCACGCCAGCGTCACCTGATGCCCCCATTGCACGACGCGCTGGAGGATTTCCTCGAGATGGACCTCGGCGCCCCCAGCGAGCGGGTTGCTCAGGTCCTGCCAATTAACAGCCAGAATTCGCAAGATTCAAACGTTCAGCTACTTCGATCCGCCCGGCGTTTCGACTCCGCGCAGGCGCACGCCGGTGCGTTCCGCCTGCATATCGCGCACGTCGCGCAAGGCTTGCTGCGCTTCGCTATCGCTCGGATGGGTAGAAATCCAACTTATCAACGAAGTCTCCATGCTGTCGAACAACGAATCGCGGAAATACAGGTTCAACAACTGCCGATGAAAGCGATCGTCGTCCGGTTGCTCCGCCAGCTTCTGCTTGAGCAGCGCGTAGGCCTGGGCTTTTTTGCCGGTGCGGTGATAGTCGGCCGCGACCTGCAACCAGACCTCATTCGCCTGAATATCCTTGGGGGCGCGCGCAAGCAATTCGTTGACTTTGTCGAGCGAATCCATGTCGGCATACAAGGTCATCAGATAGACATAGCTGCGCCACTCGCCGGGCACGACGGCAATCGACTTCTCCACCAGTTTCACGGCGCCGGGCAGATCGCCGCGTTTGCGCAGCTCGTCGGCGGCGTAGAGGAAGCCGGCGGCGTAGTTATTGGTCAAGCGTGCCGAGTTTTCGTCTTTGAAGATCGAGGAATCCGCGACGCCGCGGTACTTGAATTGGTTGATGTACAAGTCGGTCGTAGCAGCCAGGTCGATCATGTTCGGCTGCTTCTCGCGTTTGAGCCGATACATCATTCCTTTCAGCTCGAGATTTTCTTCGAGCGACTGGCCGCGGAAGAGACGGTTGTCCTCCGATACGGTCACCGCGAAGTGGATGGGCACGCGCCAGCCGTTGGCCTGGATGATGTTGTCGATCATCTTGTCCTGAATCCGGCGGACCTTGCCGTCGGCGGTGCGCTCCGGATAGAGAGCTTCGATCTGGGCGTCGGTCAAGCTGATCGGCACGCCCATTTCGTTCTTGAGCTGCTTGATATACCAGTCGGTGTTAAGCAGCGACAGGTTGGCGATTTTGACGTCTTTGCGCACGCCGTAAACTTCCTGCAAACACCAGAGGGGGAAGGTGTCGTTGTCGCCGTTGGTAAACACCACAGCGTTCGAGTCCGCCGATATCAGCAGGTTGTAAGCGTAGTCGTAGGGGATGTGATTTTTCGAGCGGTCGTTTTCGAAGTAGCTTGCCCGCAGGGCGACAACCGGAAGCAACAGGAAGAGCAGCAAGGCGTAGGTGACTTTGGTCATGCCCTTCTTGCGTGTCCAATTGGAGACAATTTCCCAGATCGTGACCACGCCAATGCCGATCGCCAAGCCGAAGAGGATGAAGCCGGGCTGCCAGAAGTAGTCACGATCGCGCACTTCGAGATTGGCTTCATCCCCGGGGATGGCAAAGGGTCGGGTACCGTCGGCAAAATTCATATAGATGACGAGTCCGACCGTGGCAGCCAGGATCATCAGGAAGACCGGCACCCCCTTCCGCCAGCGCCGCAGCACCACTTCGAACATTCCCAGCAGCCCCAGCGGGAAGAGCGTGAAGACGAACTTGGCGCCGCCGACGCCATACTGGTCCTGGAAGAATCCCCAGAAACCCATGCGCGGGTGGGTGCCGAACTGGTTCGCCCAGCTACCCCGGCGGGTAAACATTCGTTCCACCATCGACATCTGCCCGTATTGTTTCCGTTCGAGGAAGTCTTCGAATTTTTTCCAAGTGTCGGGGGCATTTTCGTTGATCGCCGGTTTTTCGGCGGCGCGCACCATAATGAAGAGTTGGCAACTAAAGGCCACTCCGGCCGCCATCATGATGGCAAAGGGCAGATTAACCTGACTGCGGTCTTTCTTCAGCGACCAGATGATCAGGCAGACCGCCGCCCAGAGACCGCCGACATAGATGAAGGTGACCAACGACGATACCGGGACGATCAACACCGCAAAAGTCACCCAGATCATCCAATTCCTGCGCAGCCGTTCGTCGAGCAGCAGCATCATCAGCATCAGCATGGGCACGATCAGGTAAGTTGTCAGGTGCACGGCGGTCGAAAGGATCGCGATAAAGAAGATCAGCACGAGGTATTTCGACGCTTCCGGCGTTGTCCGCTTTTCCGCCCAAACCAAGGTCAGCCAGATCAACAGCGTGATCATCAGCATCGAGATACCGTACACTTCCGCTTCGACCGAGGAACTCCAGTTGGTGGTTGAAAACGCCATCAGGAGCGCGCCGATCACGGCGCCGGCATGCATGCCGACCCGGCGGAGTGTGTCGATGCTATCGGCGAACCAGTCTTTAACCAGCTTGACGATGATGAAGTAGCCGAACATGGCGGCGAAGGCGCTGCTGATCACCGAGACCAGGTTGATACGAAAACCGATATCGGCGGTTGTCGGCAGCAGCGAGAAGATGCGACCGATCAGGACAAACAGCGGCGCCCCGGGTGGATGCGGCACGCCGAGAATATAGGAGCAGGCGATAAACTCGCCGCAGTCCCAGAACGAGACCGTCCGCTGCACCGTCATCAGATAGATCAGGAATGTGAAGAAGAAGACGAACAGCCCCAGCCCAAGATTGAGCTTCTGATATTTGTCTAACCCCGGTTTCTGCTCCGTATCAGCCAATCAGTCCTCCTCAATAATTCGCAGTGTCACAACAACATCTGGTATACCAGCAACGGGCTGCGACGGTTGACGGAATTTGGCGCGGAATATACGAAGAACGCCCCCCGCTTCCAACCGAAAAGTGGACTGCGGATACCGTCCCATTTTTGCGTATCGTGTGAAGGCCCAGAACGCTACTTTTCTTTGCTCCACTCCACTTCCTCCAGATGCTTGAGGACGGCATCGAGGATGCCGTTGACAAACTTGGAGGATTCGCGCGACGAGTATTTCTTGGCCAATTCCACTCCCTCATTGACGGCAACGCGGGCCGGGATATCCGGGAAGCTGACCATTTCACAAATGGACAGCCGCAGGATATTTTTGTCGACCATGGCGATGCGCTCGAGCCGCCAGTTTTCGGAGAACCGTTCAATCCGTTGATCCAGTTGCGGCGTCAGCTCGACTACCATGCGGAACAGCCGGTCGGCGTAGAGGCGGCTTTCGTCGCTGAGATCCGAATCGGCGATTAGCCCAGCTACGACGGAATCGATCGGTTCGCCGGTCGACTCAAACGCGTAGAGGCATTTCAGCACCAGCTCCCGGGCTTTCTTGCGCTGCCCCATCGCTATTTGATCATCCCATACAAGTTCGCCATCTCAATGGCCGACAGGGCCGCGTCCCAGCCTTTGTTACCGCCCTTGGTGCCGGCGCGTTCGATCGCCTGCTCCAAGGTATCGCAGGTGATGACACCGTAGATGACCGGCACGCCGCTTTGCAGCGACAGGCCGGCGATGCCCTTGGTGACCTCGGCGGCGATATACTCAAAATGCGGCGTGTCGCCACGAATGACGGCACCCAGACAGATGATCGCATCGTATTTCTTCCCGGCTGTCAGTTTGGCCGCCACGTACGGCAGTTCAAACGACCCCGGCACCCAATACTCGTCGATCGCTTTGTCATCCGCGCCATGGCGCACGAGACAATCCTTTGCGCCTTCCAACAACCGCTCGGTCAGGAGCGAATTGAACCGCGCAATGCACAGCGCGAACTTGCGTCCGCCGGCATTCAGTTCCGCTTTGTAGACTTTTCCCATAACCTCACTCACTTGATTAGTCCCAACAGGTGTCCCAGCTTGTCGCGTTTGGTTTCGAGATAGCGCTGGTTGTGCTTGGTCGGCGGTACTTCCGAGGA from Candidatus Zixiibacteriota bacterium carries:
- a CDS encoding 6,7-dimethyl-8-ribityllumazine synthase, producing the protein MGKVYKAELNAGGRKFALCIARFNSLLTERLLEGAKDCLVRHGADDKAIDEYWVPGSFELPYVAAKLTAGKKYDAIICLGAVIRGDTPHFEYIAAEVTKGIAGLSLQSGVPVIYGVITCDTLEQAIERAGTKGGNKGWDAALSAIEMANLYGMIK
- a CDS encoding glycosyltransferase family 4 protein encodes the protein MRILAVNWQDLSNPLAGGAEVHLEEILQRVVQWGHQVTLACSAYPHAAPEELINGIRVVRAGNRYNFNFVAPRLVGRLLQQERHDVIVEDINKIPFYLPLYHRLPHLAIIPHLFGKNIYQEANALIASYVYLAEKPIPRVYRHSRFLAISQSTRDDLIARGIAAENVAVAECGVDHSVYKPDPASKRFDQPTVIYLGRLKKYKSVQHLVAALPLVRHHVPHARLVIVGSGDYQPMLQKQAQELDLGNAVEFTGYVSLEQKLEYLRRAHISTYPSPKEGWGITNIEANACGTPVVAANVPGLKDSVSDGQSGLLYDYGNIEQLAECLTRLLLDQPLHERMCKGGIEWAAKFTWERCARDSFTEIERAAGVQRG
- the nusB gene encoding transcription antitermination factor NusB; its protein translation is MGQRKKARELVLKCLYAFESTGEPIDSVVAGLIADSDLSDESRLYADRLFRMVVELTPQLDQRIERFSENWRLERIAMVDKNILRLSICEMVSFPDIPARVAVNEGVELAKKYSSRESSKFVNGILDAVLKHLEEVEWSKEK
- a CDS encoding DUF2723 domain-containing protein — encoded protein: MADTEQKPGLDKYQKLNLGLGLFVFFFTFLIYLMTVQRTVSFWDCGEFIACSYILGVPHPPGAPLFVLIGRIFSLLPTTADIGFRINLVSVISSAFAAMFGYFIIVKLVKDWFADSIDTLRRVGMHAGAVIGALLMAFSTTNWSSSVEAEVYGISMLMITLLIWLTLVWAEKRTTPEASKYLVLIFFIAILSTAVHLTTYLIVPMLMLMMLLLDERLRRNWMIWVTFAVLIVPVSSLVTFIYVGGLWAAVCLIIWSLKKDRSQVNLPFAIMMAAGVAFSCQLFIMVRAAEKPAINENAPDTWKKFEDFLERKQYGQMSMVERMFTRRGSWANQFGTHPRMGFWGFFQDQYGVGGAKFVFTLFPLGLLGMFEVVLRRWRKGVPVFLMILAATVGLVIYMNFADGTRPFAIPGDEANLEVRDRDYFWQPGFILFGLAIGIGVVTIWEIVSNWTRKKGMTKVTYALLLFLLLPVVALRASYFENDRSKNHIPYDYAYNLLISADSNAVVFTNGDNDTFPLWCLQEVYGVRKDVKIANLSLLNTDWYIKQLKNEMGVPISLTDAQIEALYPERTADGKVRRIQDKMIDNIIQANGWRVPIHFAVTVSEDNRLFRGQSLEENLELKGMMYRLKREKQPNMIDLAATTDLYINQFKYRGVADSSIFKDENSARLTNNYAAGFLYAADELRKRGDLPGAVKLVEKSIAVVPGEWRSYVYLMTLYADMDSLDKVNELLARAPKDIQANEVWLQVAADYHRTGKKAQAYALLKQKLAEQPDDDRFHRQLLNLYFRDSLFDSMETSLISWISTHPSDSEAQQALRDVRDMQAERTGVRLRGVETPGGSK